A region from the Halomarina litorea genome encodes:
- a CDS encoding DUF7835 family putative zinc beta-ribbon protein: MEATRNRSNDMDEHCPDCGRETPHSVSLQILTESTKKENAQFSREPYRVSSCRVCGSETSQRMNNA; the protein is encoded by the coding sequence ATGGAAGCGACACGGAACCGGTCAAACGACATGGACGAACACTGCCCGGACTGTGGCCGTGAGACGCCCCACTCGGTGTCCCTCCAGATACTGACCGAGAGTACGAAAAAAGAGAACGCGCAGTTCTCGCGTGAGCCGTACCGGGTCAGTAGCTGCCGCGTCTGTGGGTCCGAGACGAGCCAGCGGATGAACAACGCCTGA
- a CDS encoding tRNA (N(6)-L-threonylcarbamoyladenosine(37)-C(2))-methylthiotransferase translates to MARYHIETYGCTANRGESRHIEQALRDGGHHPAGGVEEADVAILNTCTVVEKTERNMLTRAKELEEETADLIVTGCMALAQGEEFREAGVDAQVLHWDDVPNAVLNGECPTPTPDSEPVLDGVVGILPIARGCMSDCSYCITKKATGKIDSPPVEENVEKARALVHAGAKEIRITGQDTGVYGWDTGERKLHELLDRVCDIEGDFRVRVGMANPKGVHGIREELAEVFTENEKLYNFLHIPVQSGSDDVLGDMRRQHQVREFVEVVETFDDALDHWTLSTDFIVGFPTETDEDHAQSLALFRETRPEKVNVTRFSKRPGTDAAKMKGLGGTLKKERSKEMVELKMDVVGAAHESMVGETHEVLCVEQGTGDSVKCYDEAYRQVVVTNAEERGVEPGDFLKVEITSAERVYCFGDPV, encoded by the coding sequence ATGGCCCGGTACCACATCGAGACCTACGGGTGCACTGCCAACCGGGGTGAGAGTCGCCACATCGAGCAGGCGCTTCGAGACGGCGGCCACCACCCCGCCGGCGGCGTCGAGGAGGCGGACGTCGCCATCCTCAACACCTGCACCGTGGTCGAGAAGACGGAGCGCAACATGCTCACGCGGGCCAAGGAGTTGGAGGAGGAGACGGCGGACCTCATCGTCACCGGCTGTATGGCCCTCGCGCAGGGCGAGGAGTTCCGCGAGGCGGGCGTCGACGCACAGGTCCTCCACTGGGACGACGTGCCGAACGCGGTGTTGAACGGCGAGTGCCCGACGCCGACGCCGGACTCCGAACCCGTCCTCGACGGCGTGGTGGGTATCCTCCCTATCGCCCGCGGGTGTATGAGCGACTGCTCGTACTGCATCACCAAGAAGGCGACCGGGAAAATAGACTCCCCGCCGGTCGAGGAGAACGTCGAGAAGGCCCGCGCGCTGGTCCACGCGGGCGCGAAGGAGATACGCATCACCGGGCAGGACACCGGCGTCTACGGGTGGGACACGGGAGAGCGAAAGCTCCACGAACTGCTCGACCGGGTCTGCGACATCGAGGGCGACTTCCGGGTGCGCGTCGGGATGGCGAACCCGAAGGGCGTCCACGGCATCCGCGAGGAACTCGCCGAGGTGTTCACCGAGAACGAGAAGCTCTACAACTTTCTCCATATCCCCGTCCAGTCGGGGAGCGACGACGTCCTCGGGGACATGCGCCGACAGCACCAGGTCCGGGAGTTCGTGGAGGTCGTCGAGACGTTCGACGACGCACTGGATCACTGGACGCTCTCGACGGACTTCATCGTCGGCTTCCCCACCGAGACCGACGAGGACCACGCACAGAGCCTCGCGCTGTTCAGGGAGACCCGTCCCGAGAAGGTCAACGTCACGCGCTTCTCGAAGCGCCCCGGCACGGACGCCGCGAAGATGAAGGGCCTCGGCGGGACGCTGAAGAAAGAGCGCTCGAAGGAGATGGTCGAACTCAAGATGGACGTCGTGGGGGCAGCCCACGAGTCGATGGTCGGCGAGACCCACGAGGTGCTCTGTGTCGAACAGGGCACAGGCGACTCCGTGAAGTGTTACGACGAGGCCTACCGGCAGGTCGTCGTCACGAACGCCGAGGAACGCGGCGTCGAACCCGGTGACTTCCTGAAGGTCGAAATCACGAGCGCGGAACGGGTCTACTGTTTCGGCGACCCGGTCTGA
- the map gene encoding type II methionyl aminopeptidase produces MSSVDLTDEQYEKHREAGEILAEVRDDAAEMVEVGASHLEVAEWAEERIRELGGEPAFPVNISIDHEAAHATPSVGDESTFGEEMINLDIGVHVDGWLADTAVTVDLSGHDDLAEASAEALDAALDVVEPGVHTGEIGAEIEDVIDGYGYNPVVNLTGHGLGHWQQHIPPNIPNRAVESGTELEVGDVVAIEPFATDGGGKVGEGATEEIFALERERSVRNRQAREALEQITEEFRTLPFATRWLDVDRAEMTVRRLKQQGVLHGYPVLQEEEGRLVSQKEHTVIVTEDGCEVTTRSR; encoded by the coding sequence ATGAGCAGCGTGGACCTCACCGACGAACAGTACGAGAAACACCGCGAGGCGGGCGAGATTCTGGCAGAGGTGCGCGACGACGCGGCCGAGATGGTCGAGGTCGGTGCCTCCCATCTGGAGGTCGCCGAGTGGGCGGAAGAGCGCATCCGCGAACTGGGCGGCGAACCCGCCTTCCCGGTCAACATCAGCATCGACCACGAGGCGGCCCACGCCACTCCGAGCGTCGGCGACGAGTCCACCTTCGGCGAGGAGATGATCAACCTCGACATCGGCGTCCACGTCGACGGCTGGCTGGCGGACACGGCCGTCACGGTCGACCTCTCGGGCCACGACGACCTCGCGGAGGCCAGCGCGGAGGCCCTCGACGCCGCCCTCGACGTGGTCGAACCGGGCGTCCACACGGGCGAGATTGGTGCCGAGATCGAGGACGTCATCGACGGCTACGGCTACAACCCCGTCGTCAACCTGACGGGTCACGGACTGGGCCACTGGCAACAGCACATCCCGCCGAACATCCCCAACCGCGCCGTCGAATCGGGGACCGAACTGGAGGTGGGCGACGTCGTCGCCATCGAACCGTTCGCGACCGACGGTGGCGGGAAGGTCGGCGAGGGAGCGACCGAGGAGATCTTCGCGCTCGAACGCGAGCGCTCGGTGCGCAACCGACAGGCCCGCGAGGCCCTCGAACAGATCACCGAGGAGTTCCGCACGCTCCCGTTCGCAACGCGGTGGCTGGACGTCGACCGCGCCGAGATGACCGTCCGCCGCCTGAAACAGCAGGGTGTCCTCCACGGCTACCCCGTCCTGCAGGAGGAGGAGGGTCGCCTCGTCAGCCAGAAGGAACACACCGTCATCGTCACCGAGGACGGCTGTGAAGTGACGACGCGTTCGCGGTAG
- a CDS encoding cation diffusion facilitator family transporter, with amino-acid sequence MDRVSALRRVGLVVLGVNVVLALAKGAVYLSTGSLAVGSEAVNSIADGVYSLVIVVGLYLTTQPPDTDHPHGHERIEPFVALFVAVGVFAAGGAVLWQAAQAVLSGGTTRAGPVAMAVLAGSAAAKYLLFRYCARMAETYHSPALRATALDNRADILTAGAALVGVVGASLGVSVLDPLAGGVVALGILYTGVEIARDNVGYLVGRAPSEELTDDIVERALAHPEVKGVHDVVAHHVGPEVDVSLHIEIEGERTLNEAHDIETDVVRRIREIREVDDVFVHLDPRELGEWKEGDEGGVPRGPDGQGQPPRAPPHSRSNSGRN; translated from the coding sequence ATGGACCGCGTCTCCGCCCTGCGTCGCGTCGGCCTCGTCGTCCTCGGGGTCAACGTCGTCCTCGCACTGGCGAAAGGCGCGGTGTACCTCTCGACGGGCAGTCTCGCCGTCGGGAGCGAGGCGGTCAACAGCATCGCCGACGGGGTGTACAGCCTCGTCATCGTCGTCGGCCTCTACCTTACGACCCAGCCGCCGGACACGGACCACCCGCACGGCCACGAGCGAATCGAACCGTTCGTCGCCCTGTTCGTCGCCGTCGGCGTGTTCGCCGCGGGTGGGGCGGTGCTCTGGCAGGCGGCGCAGGCCGTGCTCTCGGGCGGGACGACGCGGGCCGGCCCCGTCGCGATGGCCGTCCTCGCCGGGTCGGCGGCCGCGAAGTACCTCCTCTTTCGCTACTGTGCCCGGATGGCCGAGACCTACCACTCGCCGGCGCTCCGGGCGACGGCCCTCGACAACCGCGCGGACATCCTCACGGCGGGTGCGGCGCTCGTCGGTGTCGTCGGCGCGTCTCTCGGGGTTTCCGTCCTCGACCCTCTCGCGGGTGGCGTCGTCGCCCTCGGCATCCTCTACACGGGCGTCGAAATCGCCCGCGACAACGTGGGCTACCTCGTCGGACGCGCGCCCTCCGAGGAACTCACCGACGACATCGTCGAACGCGCGCTCGCCCACCCCGAGGTGAAGGGCGTCCACGACGTCGTCGCCCACCACGTCGGCCCCGAGGTGGACGTGAGCCTCCACATCGAGATAGAGGGCGAGCGGACGCTCAACGAGGCCCACGACATCGAGACGGACGTCGTGCGGCGCATCCGCGAGATTCGGGAGGTCGACGACGTGTTCGTCCACCTCGACCCGCGGGAACTCGGGGAGTGGAAGGAGGGTGACGAGGGGGGCGTCCCTCGGGGTCCAGACGGGCAGGGACAGCCCCCGAGGGCACCCCCGCACTCGCGCTCGAACAGTGGGCGCAACTGA
- a CDS encoding outer membrane protein assembly factor BamB family protein has protein sequence MPSRRRFLAATGATVTTLAGCLGSDDLPDYTMPDRHGPPPDPGKHVFGSDGRWSSRGFDAANTRWDYAGTGPVDDAAVRWRHPIAQVGRRAPTVSDDRLFLPDGDRLVALDAGDADELWTASGTAPPLGKPLVREGVVYAALGDDLRALDAGTGEVRWSRSFDGPLTAPATVAGRDLVVGDGERVRVLDAETGEERWSRRLFGAVNYPALAVADYPVVSTEAGEVCALGHDGRGGWRRSLRTTTTAPVTMGRDHVYVAGDDGTVRALSFGGKTEWVARGVEAGRFGVAYTDSYVYAIDGDTLHALGSESGDRHWTFDLGATTGAPTVVGHSVYAGGDRLYGHHPEGDGPRFSLDLGGTVGPDVTFGDGIVYAPVSTGDGAELVAVEPR, from the coding sequence ATGCCCTCCAGACGACGGTTCCTCGCGGCCACGGGAGCGACCGTGACGACGCTCGCGGGCTGCCTCGGCTCCGACGACCTCCCCGACTACACGATGCCCGACAGACACGGCCCGCCGCCGGACCCCGGGAAGCACGTCTTCGGGAGCGACGGGCGGTGGTCGAGTCGCGGCTTCGACGCCGCCAACACCCGCTGGGACTACGCGGGGACCGGCCCCGTCGACGACGCGGCGGTGCGCTGGCGACACCCCATCGCGCAGGTGGGGCGGCGCGCACCCACCGTGAGCGACGACCGACTGTTCCTCCCGGACGGCGACCGACTGGTCGCCCTCGACGCCGGGGACGCCGACGAACTGTGGACCGCGTCCGGAACCGCCCCACCCCTCGGGAAACCCCTCGTCAGGGAGGGCGTGGTGTACGCGGCCCTCGGCGACGACCTGCGGGCGCTGGACGCCGGGACGGGCGAGGTGCGGTGGTCGCGGTCGTTCGACGGACCGCTCACCGCTCCGGCCACCGTCGCCGGACGGGACCTCGTCGTCGGGGACGGCGAACGGGTACGCGTCCTCGACGCCGAGACGGGCGAGGAACGGTGGTCGCGACGGCTGTTCGGGGCGGTGAACTACCCGGCGCTGGCGGTCGCCGACTATCCGGTAGTGTCCACGGAGGCGGGCGAGGTGTGCGCGCTCGGCCACGACGGGAGGGGCGGCTGGCGGCGCTCCCTCCGGACGACGACCACCGCGCCCGTGACGATGGGCCGTGACCACGTCTACGTGGCGGGCGACGACGGCACGGTCCGAGCGCTCTCGTTCGGTGGGAAGACGGAGTGGGTCGCCCGAGGCGTCGAGGCGGGGCGGTTCGGCGTCGCCTACACCGACAGTTACGTGTACGCTATCGACGGCGATACGCTCCACGCACTCGGCAGCGAATCGGGCGACCGCCACTGGACGTTCGACCTCGGGGCGACGACTGGCGCCCCCACCGTCGTGGGCCACTCGGTGTACGCTGGCGGTGACCGACTGTACGGCCACCACCCCGAGGGCGACGGCCCGCGGTTCTCGCTGGACCTCGGCGGGACCGTCGGCCCCGACGTGACGTTCGGCGACGGCATCGTCTACGCCCCGGTGTCGACGGGGGACGGGGCGGAACTGGTCGCCGTCGAACCGCGCTGA
- a CDS encoding orotate phosphoribosyltransferase, whose product MNYRSVADLNAEARRLAHRLPKDIDLVVGIPRSGLLAANLLCLHLDRPMTDVDGLVEGRILKSGYRFEAGQRLADVDRVLVIDDSVASGRQMRDTKGRIRDEDLPYDIEYAAIYISPEGYQHVDHWGAVVERKRVFEWNLMHHPLLQNFCVDIDGVLCRDPTDEENDDGERYREFVRTVDPQVVPSKRIGWLVTSRLEQYREETEAWLAEHGIEYDELVMMDHPSAEARREAGDHGQYKAEVYASTDANLFVESSHWQSVEIVEETGKPVYCYDTNELLTPDTLAQVEAKSRSYAAKFAAEPVGFSIRAGRYVAQRGWHGLNRLTSERGRGSD is encoded by the coding sequence ATGAACTACCGAAGTGTCGCCGATCTGAACGCCGAGGCGCGTCGGTTGGCGCACCGGCTCCCGAAGGACATCGACCTGGTAGTGGGCATCCCCCGGAGCGGCCTGCTGGCCGCGAACCTGCTCTGCCTCCACCTCGACCGCCCGATGACCGACGTGGACGGGCTCGTCGAGGGTCGAATCCTGAAGTCCGGCTACCGATTCGAGGCGGGCCAGCGCCTCGCGGACGTCGACCGCGTCCTCGTCATCGACGACTCGGTCGCCAGCGGCCGGCAGATGCGCGACACGAAGGGCCGCATCCGCGACGAGGACCTGCCGTACGACATCGAGTACGCGGCCATCTACATCTCCCCCGAGGGCTACCAGCACGTCGACCACTGGGGAGCCGTCGTCGAGCGCAAGCGCGTCTTCGAGTGGAACCTGATGCACCACCCCCTCCTGCAGAACTTCTGTGTGGACATCGACGGCGTGCTCTGTCGCGACCCGACCGACGAGGAGAACGACGATGGGGAGCGCTACCGGGAGTTCGTCAGGACCGTCGACCCGCAGGTCGTCCCAAGCAAGCGCATCGGCTGGCTCGTCACCAGCCGACTCGAACAGTACCGCGAGGAGACGGAGGCGTGGCTGGCGGAACACGGCATCGAGTACGACGAACTCGTCATGATGGACCACCCGAGCGCCGAGGCCCGCCGGGAGGCGGGCGACCACGGCCAGTACAAGGCCGAGGTGTACGCCTCGACCGACGCCAATCTCTTCGTCGAGAGTTCCCACTGGCAGTCCGTCGAAATCGTCGAGGAGACGGGCAAGCCGGTGTACTGTTACGACACCAACGAACTGCTCACGCCCGACACGCTGGCGCAGGTCGAAGCGAAGAGTCGGAGCTACGCCGCGAAGTTCGCCGCCGAACCCGTCGGGTTCTCGATTCGCGCCGGGCGGTACGTCGCCCAGCGCGGGTGGCACGGCCTGAACCGCCTCACGAGCGAGCGCGGGCGCGGGAGCGACTGA
- a CDS encoding isoaspartyl peptidase/L-asparaginase: MYVIAHGGAGGPVEEPESQQAVLDEAVAAGESAATPVEGVVATVRVLESSPRFNAGVGGSVQSDGIVRTDAGMMTDDRRVGAACSMPGVEHACEVARLVMEETPHVCVSGVHAVDLADAFGVEVGRDLLSDRTREQWADEDPPARDDIRAQLEWLREDFGGAPEGDGAEHDHDTVGAVATDGDTVAACTSTGGRWRALAGRVGDVPQVGSGFFCTHAGGASATGAGEDIVRVTLSRRAVDHLELGRDPQTAADLAIEEFEDITDSSAGVVVMDNEGRAGSAFNSEAMQTGRAARSE, translated from the coding sequence ATGTACGTCATCGCACACGGCGGCGCGGGCGGCCCCGTCGAGGAACCCGAGTCGCAACAGGCGGTGCTCGACGAAGCCGTCGCGGCGGGCGAGTCGGCGGCGACGCCCGTCGAGGGCGTGGTGGCGACCGTACGCGTCCTCGAATCCTCCCCCCGGTTCAACGCCGGCGTCGGCGGGTCCGTCCAGTCCGACGGTATCGTCCGCACGGACGCGGGGATGATGACCGATGACCGGCGGGTGGGGGCGGCCTGCTCCATGCCCGGCGTCGAACACGCCTGCGAGGTGGCCCGCCTCGTCATGGAGGAGACGCCCCACGTCTGCGTCTCGGGCGTCCACGCCGTCGACCTCGCGGACGCCTTCGGTGTCGAGGTGGGCCGCGATCTCCTGAGCGACCGCACCCGCGAGCAGTGGGCCGACGAGGACCCGCCCGCCCGCGACGATATCCGCGCCCAGTTGGAGTGGCTCCGAGAGGACTTCGGGGGCGCGCCGGAGGGCGACGGGGCCGAACACGACCACGACACCGTCGGCGCAGTCGCCACGGACGGCGACACCGTCGCCGCGTGTACCTCCACGGGCGGGCGCTGGCGTGCCCTCGCCGGGCGCGTCGGCGACGTCCCGCAGGTCGGCTCCGGGTTCTTCTGTACGCACGCCGGCGGGGCGAGTGCGACGGGGGCCGGCGAGGACATCGTCCGGGTCACCCTCTCGCGTCGGGCCGTCGACCACCTCGAACTCGGTCGGGACCCGCAGACGGCCGCCGACCTCGCCATCGAGGAGTTCGAGGACATCACCGACTCGTCGGCGGGGGTCGTCGTCATGGACAACGAGGGACGCGCCGGGAGCGCGTTCAACTCCGAGGCGATGCAGACCGGCCGCGCCGCGCGGTCGGAGTAA
- a CDS encoding acetamidase/formamidase family protein has protein sequence MSGTPAPDHTLDASDAHVHYEWDNSLDPVLTVDPGEVVEFVCRDAADGAFGPDSTVDDLTSREFPGHPLTGPVAVRGAEPGDVLEVELLDFEHHGWGVTYFYPGDRGMGLLPEEFPEGGMHWWDLDGGVGRFVEGIEVPLDPFPGNLGCAPAETGAHSTTPPRRVGGNLDVKHLTEGATLSLPVECPGALFSIGDCHGAQGDGEVCVTGIEAPMDVTVRFDVRSDRSVEHPEFRTTGPFTPTGRDEPMYGTTGVADDLLEATRLAVSHMVDHLHTDRGLTRAEAYMLCSVAVDCKVSEVVDAPNWVVSAYLPESLFP, from the coding sequence ATGAGTGGCACGCCCGCGCCGGACCACACTCTCGACGCCAGCGACGCGCACGTCCACTACGAGTGGGACAACTCGCTCGACCCCGTCCTCACCGTCGACCCCGGCGAGGTGGTCGAGTTCGTGTGCCGGGACGCCGCCGACGGCGCGTTCGGTCCCGACTCGACCGTCGACGATCTCACGTCCCGCGAGTTCCCCGGCCACCCCCTCACGGGTCCCGTCGCGGTCCGGGGTGCCGAACCGGGCGACGTCCTCGAAGTCGAACTACTGGACTTCGAGCACCACGGCTGGGGGGTGACGTACTTCTACCCCGGCGACCGCGGGATGGGCCTCCTCCCCGAGGAGTTCCCCGAGGGCGGGATGCACTGGTGGGACCTCGACGGGGGCGTCGGGAGGTTCGTCGAGGGAATCGAGGTGCCCCTCGACCCGTTCCCGGGCAACCTCGGGTGTGCGCCCGCCGAAACGGGTGCGCACAGCACGACGCCCCCGCGTCGGGTCGGCGGCAACCTCGACGTGAAACACCTCACCGAGGGGGCGACGCTCTCTCTGCCCGTCGAGTGTCCGGGTGCCCTGTTCTCCATCGGGGACTGTCACGGCGCACAGGGCGACGGCGAGGTGTGCGTGACGGGCATCGAGGCGCCGATGGACGTGACTGTCCGGTTCGACGTCCGTTCGGACCGGTCCGTCGAACACCCCGAGTTCCGGACGACCGGCCCCTTCACCCCGACCGGGCGCGACGAACCGATGTACGGGACGACCGGGGTGGCCGACGACCTCCTGGAGGCGACGCGCCTCGCCGTCAGCCACATGGTCGACCACCTGCACACCGACCGCGGCCTCACCCGCGCGGAGGCCTACATGCTCTGTTCGGTGGCGGTAGACTGCAAGGTGAGCGAAGTGGTCGACGCGCCCAACTGGGTGGTCTCCGCCTACCTCCCTGAGTCGCTGTTCCCGTGA
- the deoC gene encoding deoxyribose-phosphate aldolase has protein sequence MNRDEFAARIDHTVLGPETTPADVEQCVEEAETHGMNVCIPPCYVADVDTEATVATVIGFPHGQNATNAKRSEAEKVWRDGADELDLVVNVGRLKAGQDERVREDIEEVVAATPCPVKVIIETALLTDDEKHRACQAAADADADMVKTSTGFAEGGATVEDVELMSEYLPVKASGGVGSYEEATAMFDAGAVRIGASSGVDIVEGFPEGEG, from the coding sequence ATGAACCGCGACGAGTTCGCCGCCCGCATCGACCACACGGTCCTCGGACCCGAGACGACCCCCGCCGACGTCGAGCAGTGCGTCGAGGAGGCGGAGACCCACGGCATGAACGTCTGCATCCCGCCGTGTTACGTCGCCGACGTGGACACCGAGGCGACGGTCGCCACCGTAATCGGGTTCCCGCACGGCCAGAACGCCACCAACGCCAAACGGAGCGAGGCCGAGAAGGTCTGGCGCGACGGGGCCGACGAACTCGACCTCGTCGTCAACGTCGGCCGCCTGAAGGCCGGACAGGACGAACGGGTGCGCGAGGACATCGAGGAAGTCGTCGCCGCCACCCCCTGTCCGGTGAAGGTCATCATCGAGACGGCGCTCCTGACCGACGACGAGAAGCACCGCGCGTGTCAGGCGGCCGCCGACGCCGACGCCGACATGGTCAAGACCTCCACCGGATTCGCCGAGGGGGGCGCCACCGTCGAGGACGTCGAACTGATGAGCGAGTATCTCCCCGTCAAGGCGAGTGGCGGCGTCGGAAGCTACGAGGAGGCGACGGCGATGTTCGACGCTGGCGCGGTCCGCATCGGGGCGTCCTCGGGCGTCGACATCGTTGAGGGGTTCCCCGAGGGCGAGGGCTGA
- a CDS encoding HIT family protein, with translation MDRLFAPWRIDWVERDGEDGPEPGEPDCVFCRLPERTEDRESRLVARSDHAFVLLNNYPYNPGHAMVIPYDHTGDYRDLSDEVLLDHARLKQRTFDAVEDALSPQAFNAGLNLGGPAGGSIEDHLHTHVVPRWGGDTNFMPVVADTKVIVEAVADTYDRIHEAFAAQAGTTVADSGAVRVE, from the coding sequence ATGGACAGACTGTTCGCCCCGTGGCGCATCGATTGGGTCGAACGCGACGGCGAGGATGGTCCCGAACCGGGGGAACCCGACTGCGTGTTCTGTCGACTCCCCGAACGGACCGAGGACCGCGAGTCCCGCCTCGTCGCCCGAAGCGACCACGCGTTCGTCCTCCTGAACAACTACCCCTACAACCCCGGCCACGCGATGGTCATCCCGTACGACCACACGGGCGACTACCGCGACCTGTCGGACGAGGTGCTCCTCGACCACGCGCGCCTGAAACAGCGCACGTTCGACGCCGTCGAGGACGCCCTCTCCCCGCAGGCGTTCAACGCGGGCTTGAACCTCGGTGGTCCCGCCGGGGGGTCCATCGAGGACCACCTCCACACGCACGTCGTCCCGCGGTGGGGCGGCGACACCAACTTCATGCCCGTCGTCGCGGACACGAAGGTCATCGTCGAGGCGGTGGCGGACACCTACGACCGCATCCACGAGGCGTTCGCCGCACAGGCGGGGACGACGGTGGCCGACTCGGGGGCCGTCCGGGTGGAGTAG
- a CDS encoding DUF63 family protein, whose translation MLLQVLPEGFALPPLPYLLIVLGAAGLAVLALVLADPSVTEVTVVAFAPWMVAGATLYALNQVGVVVDVLAPLFGSPTVYVTTFSLMGFLWGVASLVGRDPRFSTVVLLLGGIGLMSSVLGLALVVGLSRPPFRVLWPAIGFAVAVALTGVAWMVLGALRPRATSITGMAGLLAVFGHTLDGVSTAVGVDVLHFGEQTPLSAAIIEVGASLPTAPYLGTVWLFVLVKVALAMGVVVLMADYVEEAPREGFLLLAGVAAVGLGPGAHNLVLFSIAQTAEPSLLAPLLSR comes from the coding sequence ATGCTCCTGCAGGTCCTGCCGGAGGGGTTCGCGCTCCCGCCCCTGCCGTACCTCCTGATCGTCCTCGGCGCGGCGGGTCTGGCGGTGCTCGCACTCGTCCTCGCCGACCCGTCCGTGACGGAGGTGACCGTCGTCGCCTTCGCGCCGTGGATGGTCGCCGGGGCGACCCTCTACGCGCTCAACCAGGTCGGCGTCGTGGTGGACGTCCTCGCCCCCCTGTTCGGGTCGCCGACAGTGTACGTCACCACGTTCTCGCTCATGGGGTTCCTCTGGGGGGTGGCGTCGCTCGTCGGGCGCGACCCCCGGTTCTCGACGGTGGTCCTCCTGCTCGGCGGCATCGGCCTGATGAGTTCGGTCCTCGGTCTCGCGCTCGTCGTCGGCCTCTCGCGGCCGCCCTTCCGCGTCCTCTGGCCCGCCATCGGGTTCGCGGTCGCCGTCGCCCTGACGGGCGTCGCGTGGATGGTCCTTGGGGCGCTCCGACCGCGTGCCACCTCCATCACGGGGATGGCGGGTCTGCTCGCCGTCTTCGGCCACACCCTCGACGGCGTCTCGACCGCCGTCGGCGTGGACGTACTGCACTTCGGCGAGCAGACCCCCCTCTCGGCGGCCATCATCGAGGTCGGCGCCTCGCTCCCCACCGCCCCCTATCTCGGGACGGTGTGGCTGTTCGTCCTCGTGAAGGTGGCGCTGGCGATGGGCGTCGTCGTCCTCATGGCCGACTACGTGGAGGAAGCCCCCCGCGAGGGGTTCCTCCTGCTGGCGGGCGTCGCCGCGGTGGGCCTCGGCCCCGGCGCCCACAACCTCGTGCTGTTCTCCATCGCACAGACCGCCGAACCGTCCCTCCTCGCCCCCCTGCTCTCTCGATGA